The proteins below are encoded in one region of Micromonospora sp. DSM 45708:
- a CDS encoding type I polyketide synthase: MSDDDKLRYFLKRVTADLHDTKRKLQTVEARDTEPLAIVSMSCRFPGGVRSPEELWDLVADGRDALTEFPADRGWDLDGLYDPDPDKPGKSYTRVGGFLDRAGDFDPALFGISPREALAMDPQQRLLLETSWEAIERAGIDPLSLRGSATGVFVGLSTSNYGMGLPYVPDGVDMYLGTGNTTSVASGRISFTLGLNGPAVTVDTACSSSLVALHLAGQALRRGECDLAVAGGVTVMATPGVFIVFSRQRGMSVDGRCRAFAAGADGTGWGEGGGVVVVERLADAERNGHPILAVIRGSALNQDGASNGLTAPNGPSQQRVIRAALADARLGAADVDLVEAHGTGTTLGDPIEAQALLATYGQDRPADRPLWLGSVKSNIGHTQSAAGVAGLVKMVMALRHGTLPATLHVDAPSPHVDWDAGAVELITENRPWPDLGRPRRGGVSSFGVSGTNAHVIVEEYRPSATEAAETPADDAPAPRRGGLLAAGPTAWPVSARTRGALAGQAARVAAHLRAQPADPAAVAWSLATTRSTLDQRAVVVGADPAELLAGLDALAAGLPAGNLVTGTASAAGAGPVFVFPGQGAQSARMAAGLVGRCAPFDTALAECQTALAPHLDVDLVSVLTGDDESWLDRVEVVQPVLWAVGVALAAVWRAAGVTPDAVVGHSQGEIGAACVAGILSLEDAAKTVALRSRALSALRGTGTMASVDLSADEVTARLGGFEGVGVAAVNGPATVVVSGPPQAVADLVDACQADGIRARLIPVDYASHSAAVEEVAQQLRTDLAGVTPRAGHTRLVSTLTGDWVDPATMTADYWYDNLRRTVRFDTAVRTAIEAGHTTFVEISPHPVLTMPVTAVLDDTGTAGHTLSTLRRGEDDPTRLLTNLATAHSIGLPVDLTAVLAETDTVALPTYAFDHQRLWLDGSGGPEREDQAADHGSPDDSGFWAAVERDDLSGLAEVLAGDDLPAGQALDALAPALPVLHRWRRQQRRQSDIDSWRYQDTWKPLTGITNRGMAGTWLVVMPTGDIVEPWQEACVDAFAAAGATVVPLPVSTTDADRDVLGKLLREALTAGADGTLTEVTGVVSLLAFDELVHPMHPSVPGGFAATVALVQALGDIGLAAPMWAVTSGAVSVGRAELLRSPGQAMIWGFGRVAALEHPQRWGGLVDLPEAVDERSAGLLVAALTAAGEEDQIAVRPGGLLGRRLTRVPLGDSRPAHPWQPSGTALVTGGTGALGGHAARWLARSGVENIVVASRRGMDAPGAAELVADLTALGVTASVVTCDAADRDALAALIDAIPADRPLRAVVHASAVLDDALINDLRIDQIERVLAAKVDVAYHLHELTLDMDLGAFVLFSSFAGSVGSSGVGNYAPSNAFLDALAQHRRGLGLPGTSIAWGAWAGGGMADGPFGELLHRHGVPEMPPEAAIAALHQAVDHGEAFLTVADIAWERFSVAFTATRPGPLISDLPDVRRLRTVERTTGGEVPDGPESLRDRLAGLPAGDRMAVLLALVRGQVAAVLNYPSGESVDEHRAFRELGFDSVTAVELRNRLGLATGVALPVTLVFDYPTPTTLAEYLYAEVAQDDVVTPTALLDDLDRIADGLDVVARDEAARVRATVRLQAMLTRLGQGGGGDDLGRHLGDASDDELFAMVDRDLGLS, encoded by the coding sequence ATGAGCGACGACGACAAGCTGCGGTACTTCCTCAAGCGGGTGACCGCCGACCTGCACGACACGAAGCGCAAGCTGCAGACCGTCGAGGCGCGGGACACCGAACCGCTCGCCATCGTGTCGATGAGCTGCCGGTTCCCCGGCGGCGTCCGGTCCCCGGAGGAGCTGTGGGACCTGGTCGCCGACGGGCGCGACGCGCTCACCGAGTTCCCCGCCGACCGGGGTTGGGACCTCGACGGGCTGTACGACCCCGACCCGGACAAGCCCGGCAAGAGCTACACCCGCGTCGGTGGCTTCCTCGACCGCGCCGGCGACTTCGACCCGGCCCTGTTCGGCATCTCGCCCCGCGAGGCGCTCGCCATGGACCCGCAGCAGCGGCTGCTGCTGGAGACGTCGTGGGAGGCGATCGAGCGGGCCGGCATCGACCCGCTGTCGCTGCGCGGCAGCGCCACCGGCGTCTTCGTCGGGCTGAGCACGTCCAACTACGGCATGGGCCTGCCGTACGTGCCGGACGGCGTCGACATGTACCTCGGCACCGGCAACACCACGAGCGTCGCCTCCGGCCGGATCTCGTTCACGCTCGGCCTCAACGGCCCCGCCGTCACCGTCGACACCGCCTGCTCGTCGTCGCTTGTCGCGCTGCACCTGGCCGGGCAGGCGCTGCGCCGCGGCGAGTGCGATCTGGCGGTCGCCGGCGGCGTCACCGTGATGGCCACCCCGGGCGTGTTCATCGTCTTCTCCCGCCAGCGCGGCATGTCCGTCGACGGGCGGTGCCGCGCGTTCGCGGCCGGCGCCGACGGCACCGGCTGGGGCGAGGGCGGCGGCGTGGTCGTGGTCGAGCGGCTCGCCGACGCCGAACGCAACGGCCACCCGATCCTCGCCGTGATCCGCGGCAGCGCGCTCAACCAGGACGGCGCGTCCAACGGCCTGACCGCCCCGAACGGCCCCTCCCAGCAGCGGGTCATCCGGGCCGCGTTGGCCGACGCCCGGCTCGGCGCGGCCGACGTCGACCTGGTGGAGGCCCACGGCACCGGCACCACGCTCGGTGACCCGATCGAGGCGCAGGCGCTGCTCGCCACGTACGGGCAGGACCGGCCCGCGGACCGCCCGCTCTGGCTGGGCTCGGTGAAGTCGAACATCGGCCACACGCAGAGCGCCGCAGGCGTGGCCGGGCTGGTCAAGATGGTGATGGCGCTGCGGCACGGCACGCTGCCGGCGACGCTGCACGTGGACGCGCCGTCCCCGCACGTCGACTGGGACGCCGGCGCGGTGGAGCTGATCACCGAGAACCGGCCCTGGCCGGACCTGGGCCGGCCCCGCCGCGGTGGCGTCTCCTCGTTCGGGGTCAGCGGCACCAACGCCCACGTCATCGTCGAGGAGTACCGCCCCTCCGCCACCGAGGCGGCCGAGACGCCCGCCGACGACGCCCCCGCGCCGCGCCGCGGCGGCCTGCTCGCCGCCGGCCCCACCGCCTGGCCGGTCTCGGCCCGGACCCGGGGCGCGCTCGCCGGGCAGGCCGCCCGGGTGGCCGCGCACCTGCGCGCGCAGCCGGCCGACCCGGCCGCGGTGGCGTGGTCCCTCGCGACCACCCGGTCCACGCTCGACCAGCGCGCCGTCGTCGTCGGCGCGGACCCCGCCGAGCTGCTCGCCGGCCTGGACGCGCTTGCCGCCGGCCTGCCGGCCGGCAACCTGGTCACCGGCACGGCGTCCGCCGCCGGCGCCGGCCCGGTCTTCGTCTTCCCCGGCCAGGGCGCCCAGTCCGCCCGGATGGCCGCCGGCCTGGTCGGCCGGTGCGCGCCGTTCGACACCGCGCTGGCCGAGTGCCAGACGGCGCTGGCCCCCCACCTGGACGTCGACCTCGTGTCGGTGCTGACCGGCGACGACGAGTCCTGGCTGGACCGCGTCGAGGTGGTGCAGCCGGTGCTGTGGGCCGTCGGTGTGGCGCTCGCCGCCGTCTGGCGCGCGGCCGGCGTGACACCCGACGCGGTGGTCGGCCACTCGCAGGGTGAGATCGGCGCGGCGTGCGTCGCGGGGATTCTGTCCCTGGAGGACGCCGCGAAGACGGTGGCGTTGCGGTCGCGGGCGCTGTCCGCGTTGCGGGGTACCGGCACGATGGCGTCGGTCGACCTGTCGGCCGACGAGGTGACGGCCCGATTGGGCGGCTTCGAGGGTGTCGGTGTGGCGGCGGTCAACGGCCCGGCGACCGTGGTGGTGTCCGGTCCGCCGCAGGCGGTCGCCGATCTGGTGGATGCCTGTCAGGCCGACGGCATCCGGGCCCGGCTGATCCCGGTCGACTACGCCTCGCACTCCGCCGCCGTGGAGGAGGTGGCCCAGCAGTTGCGTACCGACCTGGCCGGCGTGACGCCGCGGGCCGGGCACACCCGTCTGGTGTCCACGCTCACCGGTGACTGGGTGGACCCGGCGACGATGACGGCGGACTACTGGTACGACAACCTGCGTCGCACGGTCCGCTTCGACACCGCTGTCCGGACCGCGATCGAGGCGGGGCACACGACGTTCGTGGAGATCTCGCCGCATCCGGTGTTGACGATGCCGGTGACGGCGGTCCTGGACGACACCGGTACCGCCGGGCACACGTTGTCGACGTTGCGTCGGGGTGAGGACGACCCGACCCGCCTGTTGACCAACCTGGCCACCGCGCACAGCATCGGCCTGCCGGTCGACCTGACCGCCGTCCTCGCCGAGACGGACACCGTCGCGCTGCCCACCTACGCGTTCGACCACCAGCGGCTCTGGCTCGACGGCAGCGGCGGCCCCGAGCGGGAGGACCAGGCGGCCGACCACGGCAGCCCGGACGACAGCGGCTTCTGGGCCGCCGTCGAACGCGACGACCTGTCCGGCCTCGCCGAGGTGCTCGCCGGCGACGACCTCCCCGCCGGGCAGGCGCTCGACGCGCTCGCCCCGGCGCTGCCGGTGCTGCACCGCTGGCGGCGGCAGCAGCGTCGCCAGTCCGACATCGACAGCTGGCGCTACCAGGACACCTGGAAGCCGCTCACCGGCATCACCAACCGCGGCATGGCCGGCACCTGGCTGGTCGTGATGCCCACCGGCGACATCGTCGAGCCCTGGCAGGAGGCGTGCGTCGACGCGTTCGCCGCCGCCGGCGCCACCGTCGTCCCGCTGCCGGTCAGCACCACCGACGCCGACCGGGACGTGCTCGGCAAGCTGCTGCGCGAGGCGCTCACCGCCGGCGCGGACGGCACGCTCACCGAGGTGACCGGCGTGGTGTCGCTGCTCGCGTTCGACGAGCTGGTCCACCCGATGCACCCGTCCGTGCCCGGCGGCTTCGCCGCCACCGTCGCGCTGGTCCAGGCGCTCGGCGACATCGGCCTGGCCGCCCCGATGTGGGCGGTCACCTCCGGCGCCGTCTCGGTCGGCCGGGCCGAACTGCTCCGCTCGCCCGGCCAGGCGATGATCTGGGGCTTCGGCCGCGTCGCCGCGCTGGAACACCCGCAGCGTTGGGGCGGACTCGTCGACCTGCCGGAGGCGGTCGACGAGCGCAGCGCCGGCCTGCTGGTCGCGGCGCTCACCGCCGCCGGCGAGGAGGACCAGATCGCGGTACGCCCCGGCGGACTGCTCGGCCGCCGGCTCACCCGCGTCCCGCTCGGCGACAGCCGGCCCGCGCACCCGTGGCAGCCCTCCGGCACCGCGCTGGTCACCGGCGGCACCGGCGCGCTCGGCGGGCACGCCGCCCGCTGGCTCGCCCGCAGCGGGGTGGAGAACATCGTGGTGGCCAGCCGGCGCGGCATGGACGCCCCCGGCGCCGCCGAACTCGTCGCCGACCTCACCGCGCTCGGCGTCACCGCCAGCGTGGTCACCTGCGACGCCGCCGACCGGGACGCGCTGGCCGCGCTGATCGACGCCATCCCCGCCGACCGGCCGCTGAGGGCCGTGGTGCACGCCAGCGCGGTGCTCGACGACGCCCTGATCAACGACCTGCGCATCGACCAGATCGAGCGGGTCCTCGCGGCCAAGGTCGACGTCGCGTACCACCTGCACGAGCTGACGCTCGACATGGACCTCGGCGCGTTCGTGCTGTTCTCCTCGTTCGCCGGCTCGGTGGGCAGCTCCGGCGTCGGCAACTACGCCCCGAGCAACGCGTTCCTCGACGCGCTCGCCCAGCACCGGCGCGGCCTCGGACTGCCCGGCACGTCCATCGCCTGGGGCGCCTGGGCCGGCGGCGGCATGGCCGACGGCCCGTTCGGCGAGCTGCTGCACCGGCACGGCGTACCCGAGATGCCGCCGGAGGCCGCGATCGCCGCGCTGCACCAGGCCGTCGACCACGGCGAGGCGTTCCTCACCGTCGCCGACATCGCCTGGGAACGGTTCTCCGTCGCGTTCACCGCCACCCGGCCCGGCCCGCTGATCAGCGACCTGCCGGACGTACGCCGGCTGCGCACGGTCGAGCGGACCACCGGCGGCGAGGTGCCCGACGGCCCGGAGTCGCTGCGCGACCGGCTCGCCGGACTGCCCGCCGGCGACCGGATGGCGGTGCTGCTCGCACTGGTCCGCGGCCAGGTCGCGGCCGTGCTCAACTACCCGTCCGGGGAGTCGGTGGACGAGCACCGGGCGTTCCGCGAGCTGGGCTTCGACTCGGTCACCGCGGTCGAGCTGCGCAACCGGCTCGGCCTGGCGACCGGGGTGGCGCTGCCGGTCACCCTGGTCTTCGACTACCCGACGCCGACCACGCTGGCCGAGTACCTCTACGCCGAGGTGGCCCAGGACGACGTGGTCACCCCGACCGCGCTGCTGGACGACCTCGACCGGATCGCCGACGGGCTCGACGTGGTGGCCCGCGACGAGGCCGCCCGGGTCCGGGCCACGGTCCGCCTCCAGGCCATGCTCACCCGGCTCGGCCAGGGCGGAGGCGGCGACGACCTGGGCCGTCATCTCGGCGACGCCAGCGACGACGAGCTGTTCGCCATGGTGGACCGCGACCTCGGTCTGTCCTGA